The genomic segment CGGTGCTGATCACCAGCTCCATCACCATGGTGCTCGCCTGGGCCTCCTGCAAGATGGGAAGCTTGCCGCGGTTCAAGATGTGGATGAGCGCGACCGTCTTCCTCGCGCTCGTCTTCCTGGTGGTGAAGTACTTCGAGTACTCCGACAAGTTCCACCACGACCACTTCCCCTCGCACGACAACTTCTTCGCCGTCTACTTCCTGCTCACCGGGCTGCACGGCTTGCACATCGTCGGGGGAATCGTCGTCAACACGTTCCTGCTCACGGCGGGCAGCAGGATGTGGCAGACCGACCCCGAGCACTTCACCAACCGCGTCGAGAACGCCGGGCTCTACTGGCACTTCGTCGACCTGGTGTGGATCTTCCTCTTCCCCTCTCTCTACCTTCTCTGAGGTGCGCATGGACGCCGCAGGGCACGAAGACGTCAGCAGGCACATGGGGAAGTACTACGTGGTGTTCGTCGCGCTGCTCTGCCTGACGGCGGTGACGGTGGGCGTGAGCTATCTGCACCTGACGCGGCCGCTCGCCATCACCGTGGCGCTGATCATTGCCGCCGTGAAGGCGGGAATGGTTGCCGCCGTCTTCATGCACCTGATCTCGGAGAAGAAGGTGATCTACGCAGTGCTGATCCTGACGGCGCTCTTCTTCGCGCTGCTGCTGGCGTTGCCCAACCTCACCACCTTCGAACACCACAGCGGGATGCCGGGGACCTGAGTGTCGCTCAAGG from the Deltaproteobacteria bacterium genome contains:
- a CDS encoding heme-copper oxidase subunit III; translated protein: MSETVIPYMVKPHPVTGLPNGKLGIWLFLASEVMLFGALFSSYVLIRIGAPHWPPEGGLSSEILNVPLGTFNTAVLITSSITMVLAWASCKMGSLPRFKMWMSATVFLALVFLVVKYFEYSDKFHHDHFPSHDNFFAVYFLLTGLHGLHIVGGIVVNTFLLTAGSRMWQTDPEHFTNRVENAGLYWHFVDLVWIFLFPSLYLL